The nucleotide window AACGCACCCGGAGGACCTTGAAAAGGACCTGGAGCAGGTAAAAATGATTCTGGAGGGAAATATCAGTACTTACGCCATGGAAAAGCGCTACATAAGGAAGGACGGCTCAAGTATATGGGTAAACCTTACGGTTTCACTTGTACGCGACTCCGGGGGCAATCCCCCATATTTTATTTCCATTATTGAAGACATTTCGGAACGGAAAGAAGCTGAAGAGAAAGTGCTCCGCTATTCCGAAGAGCTCAGGAAAAGCAAGGAGGAGATTGAGAAAAACGCCGTTGAACTTGCCGCGCTGAATAAAAACCTTGAGGAGGTAAATGCCGGTAAGGACAGGTTTTTCTCAATTGTAGCGCACGATCTGAGAAGCCCGTTTTCGGCGCTGCTTGGCTTTACAGAGTACTTAAGCCATAACATTGATGAGCTTGGGAAAGATGAGATAAAGGATTTTGCATTCCGTGTGCATACATCGTTAAAAAGAATATTCCGCCTTGTTGATAACCTGCTGCAGTGGTCCACGCTGCAGTCGGGCAGGATGAAGTTTTCGCCCGTTAATTTCTGTCTTAATCTTTTGATTAAGGAAGTGCTGGATATATACCAGGTTAACGCGGCACGGAAAAAGATAAACCTGAATTTTGATTTTGAGAGTGACTACGACGTATTTGCAGACAAGAATATGACAGACACCGTAATACGGAATCTCCTCTCCAACGCATTAAAGTTTACGTATCCCGACGGGCGTGTAACGATCAGGGTCCATGACGATACAGACGATGTTATTGTTTCGGTAAGCGATACGGGAACGGGGATTTCGCAGGAAGACATGGTGAAGTTATTCAGGATAGAGGAAAGCGTTTCCAAAGCAGGAACGGATAAAGAGAAGGGGACAGGCCTGGGGTTAATTCTGGTAAAAGATTTTGTTGAACGCAACGGGGGCAGAATCTGGGTAGAAAGCCAGCCCGGGCATGGGAGCACATTCAAGTTTACATTAAAGAAAAAGGCCCTGTAAGGGCCTTTTTCTTGTACTGAAGGATAATAAATTACAGGGCCTGCTGGGTCTCGGAGTCGAAGAAGTGGAATTTCTCACGCTTGAAGTAGAGCGTTAGTTTGCTTCCTACATCGGGCTTTTCACGGGCCGGGATGCGGCTTACGAACTGGCTTTCTCCTAATGGGAAATAAAGGAATATTTCGTTACCCATAGGCTCTACTACTTCCAGGACTACTTCCACAGGTTCATATTTGTCTGAAGGGGTATCTAATTCATGTATGTCCTCGGGTCTTATGCCGAGAGTTACCTTCTTCCCTGAATAGTCCTTCATCTTAGAATCTACTTTGAATGATATCTTGCCTGTAGTGTCAGTGAATGTTTCACCTGTCACTGTTCCATTAAGGAAGTTCATTGGCGGGCTTCCTATGAAGCCAGCTACAAACTTGTTCTTTGGGCTGTTATAAAGGTTTAAGGGGGTATCCATCTGCTGCACCAGGCCGCTTTTCATTACAACAATCCTGTCACCCATTGTCATGGCCTCGGTCTGGTCGTGTGTTACATAGATCATTGTAGCCTGAAGTTTCTGATGGAGCTTTGATATTTCTGTCCTCATCTGAACCCTCAGCTTTGCATCCAGGTTGCTTAAGGGTTCGTCAAATAAGAATACCTTGGGCCTTCGCACAATTGCACGCCCGACTGCTACTCTCTGACGCTCACCGCCTGACAAGGCCTTGGGTTTACGCGTTAAAAGGTGCTCAATTTCAAGTATATGGGCAGCTTCTTCAACCCTTGTTTTTATCTCAGGCTTCGGGAATTTCCTTATCTTAAGGCCGAAAGCCATGTTCTCGTAGACTGTCATGTGGGGATACAGGGCATAGTTCTGAAATACCATGGCTATGTCACGGTCCTTTGGACTAATGTCGTTTACCAGGCGTCCGTCTATGTAGAGTTCTCCTGAGGTGATGTCCTCAAGGCCCGCAATCATCCTGAGAGTTGTGGATTTTCCGCATCCCGAGGGGCCTACAAGAACCAGGAATTCCTTGTCTTTTACATCGAGGGATACGCCTTTAACCGCCTCCTGGCCCCCTTCGTAGACCTTTGTTACTTCCTTTAAGCTTACTTCTGCCATAAAATTCTCTTTTTTATTTGTTCAATGTATGGAACTGTTTATTTACAGTTCTGGAAATTGTCTTAAACGTGCTCTTAAGCAATGGATACATTTCTTTGTATATGCTGTAATAGTCCTGATATATCTTTACGCCTTCAGCATCGGGCTCTGTGTGATCAGCAAGGGCAAGACAGGTGTCGCAGGCTTCTTCAACAGTATTAAATTCTCCCGTACCGACCGCAGCCAGAAGTGCCGCGCCATAAGGTGCGCCTTCGGTTGAAGTAAGCGTTACAATTTCACTGTTAAATACGTCTGCCAGTATCTGGCGCCATAGGCTGCTTCTTGCGCCTCCGCCCGACAAGCGTATCTGGCTTGCGTTTATTCCCATATGCCTGTTAAGCTCCAGGCAGTCCCTGAGGCTGTAGGCCACACCTTCAAGAACACTTCTTACCATGTGGGGCTTAGAGTGCCTGAGCGTAAGTCCAATAAATGTGCCTTTGGCATCGGGATCGGGATACGGGGTCCTTTCGCCTGAAAGGTAGGGAAGGAAGAGAAGTCCTTCGGAGCCTCTTTCAGCCATGGATGCTTCCTGAGTCAGTATTTCGTAGGGGTCCTGTCCTGTGTGGCGGGATAAGGATATTTCAGTGTCCCCCAGGACATCCCTAAACCAGCGGAAACTTCCTGCCGCGGCAAGTGTTACGCCCATAAGGTGCCACGTGCCGGGAACGGCGTGGCAGAAAGCGTGCAGGCGTCCTTCAGGTTCAATTTCAAGTTTATTGCTGTGAGTAAAAACCACGCCTGAGGTGCCTAGGACGACAGAAGTTATTCCCTGCCTTACGGTTCCCGTTCCAACGGCTCCTGCGGCCTGGTCGCCTCCTCCGCCTACAACAGGGGTGCCCTGGCAGAGGCCTGTAAGGGAAGCGGCCTCAGAGGTAACTTTTCCTGTAATGAAAGGAGATTCATAAACCTTCGGCATCCATTCTTTGCGTATATTAACCAGTGAAAGAATTTCATCGGCCCAATTCCGTGCGTTTACGTCCAGGAGTGAAGTGCCCGAGGCGTCTGAGACTTCTGTAGCCAGCTCACCCGTAAGGCGGTAGCGGATATAGTCCTTGGGCAGAAGTATGTGAGCAATTTTTTTATAGATTTCGGGCTCATTTTTCTCGACCCAAAGGACTTTTGGCGCGGTAAAGCCGGGGAGGACGGGGTTGCCTGTAATTCTAAGCAGGCGTTCGAAGCCCACTTTTTCAGTCATCTCGCGGCACTCTTCAATTGTCCTCTGGTCGTTCCACATGATGCATGGGCGGAGCACATTTCCATTTTCATCAAGAAGTACAAGCCCGTGCATCTGTCCTGTAAGTCCCAGGCCCTTAATGTCCTGCTTACTTATTCCCGAGTCACTGATAATCTTACGGAAGCTTCTTTGTGCGGCTGTCCACCAGTCCTCCGGATTCTGTTCAGCCCATAAGGGGCGCGGCGTAGACATTGTGTACCCGCTTGAAGCCGCGGCAATTACTTTTCCATTACTGTCGACAAGAAGCGCCTTTACACCCGTTGTACCGACATCCAGCCCGGCAAAATAAGACATTTAACTTATCCTCTAAATTTTTTAAAAGTTTATCTTACTCTTTTATTATCAGCAAGAAACGGCTCAGCCAGCCCTTTAAGAGATCCATCGGCCTCATAAATGGGTTCCGGGGAGTACTGTATTGCATAAGCGCGTCTCATCCTGTCTGTAAAATTAGCTCCCGAGCGGTGGAAGACAGTGCTTGAGAAAACGACAATTGATCCCGCCGGGCAGATTGCAGGCGTGCCGCGCTCAGTGCCGAAATATCCCACCCTGTCGTTTGAATTCGGGACGGGCTTATGCTCAACTTTGTCCCTGGTTCCGGCAAGCGAGTAGGGAAGGAGGTAGACGGTGCCGTTTTCCTCATTTACGTCGTCAAGAGGGATCCAGGCGTTGACATAAGGCTTATGCTGGTAGTCCACATAGCCCGAATCCTGGTGCCAGCCGAATTCAGCGCCTTTTTTGTCCGTTCCTTTTACCACGAACTGTTCCCAGAATAGCATTGCGTTGGGGCCTATGGTTGCGCGGCAGATTTCCGCCATGAGGCCGCTGAATATGAACTGCCCGAGTTCAGGGCGGTCCTTATATGCCAGGAACACGAAGTAGCGGCTGTTCTTGCGGCTGAGGTTAAGAGTGTCTGTTTTCTGGCGGTCCATCTCCTCATCCTGAAGGCGTATTAGTTCAGCGCATTCGGAGCGGAGGATTTCGAGGTTCCTGTCGGGTATTACTTTATCTAAAATAAAAAAGCCCTCTTCCTGGTATTTTCTTTTCTGTTCATCTGTAACACGGAATTCAGTTAGAATAGACATAGGTTTCTCCTTTCGTTATAATAATTTCATCCCGTTTAAATATCAATCTATTTTATGCGTCGTTCATTTTACATGTCGCCCCGTTGGGGCCCGGAAATTGGGGGGATACGGTTCCCGGGGGTTCCCGCATCCCCTAGCGGGGATTTGGTCACCCCCGGCTACAATCAAAGCGCCCTTCCAGGGCTTATTAACTGCGTAATTCTAAATGTTTTCTTTTCAGTGATGTCAGGAACCATTTCCTGACAT belongs to Ignavibacteria bacterium and includes:
- a CDS encoding PAS domain S-box protein, giving the protein MKKESIRLLVIEDNPGDAALIEDMIGDISEIRIEMMHVTRLSAGLEALGSYNIDAVLLDLGLPDSFGISTLHKIQTHTSGVPVVVMTGLNDKQVAVEAIKGGAQDYLVKGRIDSELLEHSLRYAIERKRIEEALIESQSELKATFDQAAVGIAHVSLEGKWLKVNQKMCDITGYTAEELSRLDFQRLTHPEDLEKDLEQVKMILEGNISTYAMEKRYIRKDGSSIWVNLTVSLVRDSGGNPPYFISIIEDISERKEAEEKVLRYSEELRKSKEEIEKNAVELAALNKNLEEVNAGKDRFFSIVAHDLRSPFSALLGFTEYLSHNIDELGKDEIKDFAFRVHTSLKRIFRLVDNLLQWSTLQSGRMKFSPVNFCLNLLIKEVLDIYQVNAARKKINLNFDFESDYDVFADKNMTDTVIRNLLSNALKFTYPDGRVTIRVHDDTDDVIVSVSDTGTGISQEDMVKLFRIEESVSKAGTDKEKGTGLGLILVKDFVERNGGRIWVESQPGHGSTFKFTLKKKAL
- the ugpC gene encoding sn-glycerol-3-phosphate ABC transporter ATP-binding protein UgpC encodes the protein MAEVSLKEVTKVYEGGQEAVKGVSLDVKDKEFLVLVGPSGCGKSTTLRMIAGLEDITSGELYIDGRLVNDISPKDRDIAMVFQNYALYPHMTVYENMAFGLKIRKFPKPEIKTRVEEAAHILEIEHLLTRKPKALSGGERQRVAVGRAIVRRPKVFLFDEPLSNLDAKLRVQMRTEISKLHQKLQATMIYVTHDQTEAMTMGDRIVVMKSGLVQQMDTPLNLYNSPKNKFVAGFIGSPPMNFLNGTVTGETFTDTTGKISFKVDSKMKDYSGKKVTLGIRPEDIHELDTPSDKYEPVEVVLEVVEPMGNEIFLYFPLGESQFVSRIPAREKPDVGSKLTLYFKREKFHFFDSETQQAL
- the xylB gene encoding xylulokinase produces the protein MSYFAGLDVGTTGVKALLVDSNGKVIAAASSGYTMSTPRPLWAEQNPEDWWTAAQRSFRKIISDSGISKQDIKGLGLTGQMHGLVLLDENGNVLRPCIMWNDQRTIEECREMTEKVGFERLLRITGNPVLPGFTAPKVLWVEKNEPEIYKKIAHILLPKDYIRYRLTGELATEVSDASGTSLLDVNARNWADEILSLVNIRKEWMPKVYESPFITGKVTSEAASLTGLCQGTPVVGGGGDQAAGAVGTGTVRQGITSVVLGTSGVVFTHSNKLEIEPEGRLHAFCHAVPGTWHLMGVTLAAAGSFRWFRDVLGDTEISLSRHTGQDPYEILTQEASMAERGSEGLLFLPYLSGERTPYPDPDAKGTFIGLTLRHSKPHMVRSVLEGVAYSLRDCLELNRHMGINASQIRLSGGGARSSLWRQILADVFNSEIVTLTSTEGAPYGAALLAAVGTGEFNTVEEACDTCLALADHTEPDAEGVKIYQDYYSIYKEMYPLLKSTFKTISRTVNKQFHTLNK
- a CDS encoding phytanoyl-CoA dioxygenase family protein encodes the protein MSILTEFRVTDEQKRKYQEEGFFILDKVIPDRNLEILRSECAELIRLQDEEMDRQKTDTLNLSRKNSRYFVFLAYKDRPELGQFIFSGLMAEICRATIGPNAMLFWEQFVVKGTDKKGAEFGWHQDSGYVDYQHKPYVNAWIPLDDVNEENGTVYLLPYSLAGTRDKVEHKPVPNSNDRVGYFGTERGTPAICPAGSIVVFSSTVFHRSGANFTDRMRRAYAIQYSPEPIYEADGSLKGLAEPFLADNKRVR